The following coding sequences are from one Neurospora crassa OR74A linkage group I, whole genome shotgun sequence window:
- a CDS encoding cytoskeleton assembly control protein SLA1p, variant — translation MGFLGVYRAIYDYTPQGEGELTISEGDILYVLEKSQEDDWWKAKKKANAADDDEPVGLIPNNYIEEAKPVSYARALYEYTRQTDEELSFPEDAQLSVFDTSDPDWILVGHDGDYGFAPANYIELGDGQAGQVEEEEEATAPPPPLPQRTPSVSVDVASPPLPARSVPSEPSTPVAASNPAAAAIAGVMANRSSFQPPAPISVPQPQRQSYASEDYENEVRSPPLPSRPRGDSQIAPEQKSYRPVPPPAQSAAHDTDDYGISPRTSQAPPPQTAALTPGGFHMYNINEMTSVMGKKKKMPTTLGINLRTGMILIAPEHSHDGPSQEWRADCMTHYSREGKHVFMELVRPSKSVDFHAGAKDTAEEIVAMLGDMAGTVRLEGLKEIIAAGAGGKKKKGAVLYDFMAQGEDEVTVGVGDEVVILDDTKSDEWWMVRRVKNGKEGVVPSSYIEINGVWEEPETAVTGIAVGMSEVEKNRLEEARLTKEAIKAAQREEEKEKQKRNSERSSRREPGQNSSSKSSSKSKPDPSKVRTWTDRSKSFSVEAQFLGVKDGKIRLHKMNGVQIAVPVSKMSVEDLEYVERVTGESLDEDKPLSDLRNKRSAGESSRSSRSTRDRERDRGSSSRVGATIDSSKKPDYDWFNFFLGCDIQVGLCERYSQAFLREAIDESVLPDVDATVLRNLGLREGDIIKVMRYLDNKYMRNKKGEEGEGGLFSGPGGALRNNTKKGRPAPPVEVSNTVDPNAFSKDSGAGSGKSSSPTAAATPTPSASKPSSGFDDDAWDVKPTKTKTPEPAAQAVAPAPAAAPAAAPAPAAPALVDAPAPPPPAALTKSMQELSLLTQPLEPEKVAPPPVVQPAITLPPPSAAPAPAAAAPAQVPQLTGATPGFFTGMQPPAVGAQILPQNIARQRPLAPQFTAAPGGLVAPPPSRPLSAPQSAQPSAFTPPPIQPQMTGFQAPQIAPPGQSLGDLAQQRLQQQYTAQMQAQQQQMQQPMMTGMQPMMTGMQPQQTGFGQFPPQQQPFMPQPTGFGMQQQQQPMMTGMQPQQTGFGQFPQQQPQPFMPQPTGYGHVGGGLPPPLQPQATGMSFTQGFGNGPQQHQQPLVPQQTGPAPPVRFGISGDAKKLAPQATGRRANLAAATPDNPFGF, via the exons ATGGGCTTCCTCGGCGTCTATAGGGCCATTTACGATTACACGCCCCAGGGCGAGGGCGAGTTGACAATCTCCGAGGGCGACATTCTCTATGTGTTGGAAAAGAGTCAGGAGGACGATTGGtggaaggcgaagaagaaggccaatgctgccgacgatgacgagccCGTCGGCTTGATCCCCAACAACTACATTGAGGAG GCGAAACCCGTATCATACGCTCGCGCGCTCTACGAGTACACGCGTCAGACCGACGAAGAGCTCTCCTTCCCCGAGGATGCGCAGCTCTCAGTCTTCGACACTTCCGACCCCGATTGGATCCTTGTTGGCCACGATGGCGACTACGGCTTCGCGCCCGCCAACTACATCGAGTTGGGCGATGGCCAGGCTGGCcaggtcgaggaggaggaagaagcgactgccccccctcctcctcttccgcagAGGACACCCAGCGTCAGCGTCGATGTAGCCAGCCCGCCCCTGCCCGCCAGGAGTGTGCCCTCCGAGCCAAGCACCCCTGTCGCCGCTTCCAAccctgctgccgccgccatcgccggAGTTATGGCCAACCGCTCTTCTTTCCAACCTCCAGCGCCTATCAGTGTTCCCCAGCCCCAGCGACAGTCATACGCTTCGGAAGATTACGAAAATGAGGTAAGGTCCCCGCCGCTTCCGAGCCGCCCGCGGGGCGATTCGCAAATTGCTCCGGAGCAAAAATCCTACAGACCGGTGCCGCCGCCCGCTCAGTCAGCAGCCCACGACACCGACGACTATGGCATTAGCCCGCGAACCTCCcaggctcctcctcctcagacCGCCGCGCTTACCCCTGGCGGTTTCCACATGTACAACATCAACGAGATGACGTCGGTGatgggcaagaagaagaagatgccTACCACGCTGGGCATCAACCTGAGGACGGGAATGATTCTCATAGCGCCGGAACATTCCCACGACGGTCCATCGCAGGAATGGCGGGCCGATTGCATGACACACTACTCTCGGGAGGGCAAGCACGTGTTTATGGAGCTCGTACGACCAAGCAAGAGCGTTGACTTTCATGCGGGCGCCAAGGACACCGCTGAAGAGATCGTCGCGATGCTGGGCGACATGGCCGGAACTGTGCGCCTCGAGGGACTCAAGGAGATCATTGCCGCGGGAGCCggaggcaagaagaagaagggtgctGTGCTGTATGATTTTATGGCTCAGGGTGAGGACGAGGTTACTGTCggcgttggtgatgaggtAGTTATTCTCGACGATACCAAGAGTGACGAGTGGTGGATGGTGCGTCGCGTCAAGAACGGCAAGGAGGGTGTGGTTCCCAGCAGCTACATTGAGATCAACGGCGTGTGGGAAGAGCCGGAGACGGCCGTTACCGGTATTGCCGTGGGCATGTCGGAAGTCGAGAAGAACCGCCTGGAAGAGGCGCGCTTAACCAAGGAGGCTATCAAGGCTGCCCAGCgcgaggaagagaaggagaagcagaagaggAACTCTGAG CGAAGCAGTAGGCGCGAACCCGGTCAGAACAGCAGCTCCAAGTCGTCAAGCAAGTCGA AGCCCGATCCTTCCAAAGTGCGAACATGGACCGATCGATCCAAGTCCTTCAGCGTTGAGGCCCAGTTCCTCGGTGTCAAGGATGGCAAGATCAGGCTCCACAAGATGAACGGTGTGCAGATCGCCGTGCCCGTCTCGAAGATGTCAGTTGAGGATCTCGAGTACGTGGAGCGCGTAACTGGCGAATCTCTCGACGAAGACAAGCCCCTATCCGATCTTAGGAACAAGCGATCCGCCGGTGAGTCTTCGAGGTCTAGTCGATCGACGCGCGACAGGGAAAGAGACCGTGGTTCCAGCTCCCGGGTTGGCGCCACCATCGATTCCTCGAAGAAGCCCGACTACGACTGGTTTAACTTCTTCCTTGGTTGTGACATACAGGTTGGTTTGTGCGAACGGTATTCTCAAGCTTTCCTGCGGGAGGCTATCGACGAAAGTGTCTTGCCAGATGTTGATGCTACTGTGCTGAGGAACTTGGGCTTGCGTGAAGGTGATATTATCAAGGTCATGCGGTACCTGGACAACAAGTACATGCGGAACAAGAAAGGCGAAGAGGGCGAGGGAGGACTCTTCTCTGGGCCAGGAGGTGCGCTCCGCAACAACACGAAGAAGGGCAGGCCGGCGCCCCCCGTCGAGGTCAGCAACACCGTTGATCCCAACGCTTTCTCTAAGGACTCGGGTGCTGGTAGTGGCAAGTCATCATCTCCTACGGCTGCGGCTACGCCAACACCGTCTGCCTCGAAGCCTTCCAGTggctttgatgatgatgcttgGGATGTCAAGCCTACCAAGACGAAAACCCCTGAGCCGGCTGCGCAAGCCGTTGCTCCCGCTCCTGCGGCGGCACCCGCTGCCGCTCCAGCCCCTGCTGCGCCAGCTCTGGTTGACGCGCCGGCCCCCCCTCCGCCGGCGGCTCTTACCAAGTCGATGCAGGAGTTGTCGTTGCTTACCCAGCCTTTGGAACCCGAGAAGGTCGCTCCTCCGCCAGTTGTGCAACCGGCCATCACGTTGCCTCCGCCCTCCGCGGCTCCAGctccggctgctgctgctcctgcacAGGTCCCTCAGCTTACCGGCGCCACTCCCGGCTTCTTCACCGGTATGCAACCTCCTGCTGTTGGTGCACAGATCCTTCCTCAAAACATTGCCCGTCAAAGACCTCTTGCTCCTCAGTTCACTGCGGCCCCGGGTGGTCTTGTTGCTCCACCTCCATCTCGCCCCCTCTCGGCGCCTCAGTCCGCTCAACCCAGCGCCTTCACGCCACCCCCTATCCAGCCTCAGATGACCGGTTTCCAGGCACCCCAGATTGCTCCTCCTGGCCAGAGCCTCGGCGATCTCGCCCAGCAACGTCTTCAGCAGCAGTACACCGCCCAGATGCAggcccagcaacaacagatgCAACAGCCTATGATGACGGGCATGCAACCTATGATGACGGGCATGCAGCCCCAGCAGACCGGCTTCGGCCAATTCCcccctcaacaacaacccttCATGCCCCAGCCTACCGGCTTTGGTatgcagcagcaacaacaacccatgATGACAGGCATGCAGCCCCAGCAAACCGGCTTCGGTCAATTCCCTCAACAACAGCCGCAACCCTTTATGCCCCAGCCGACCGGTTACGGTCACGTCGGTGGTGGACTGCCGCCTCCTCTCCAGCCTCAGGCTACGGGCATGAGCTTCACTCAGGGCTTTGGAAACGGACcccagcagcatcagcagccgTTGGTGCCGCAGCAGACGGGGCCGGCGCCGCCTGTGAGGTTCGGTATTAGTGGTGATGCGAAGAAACTGGCGCCGCAGGCGACGGGGAGGAGAGCCAACTTGGCTGCTGCTA CTCCCGATAACCCGTTCGGTTTCTAA
- a CDS encoding cytoskeleton assembly control protein SLA1p: MGFLGVYRAIYDYTPQGEGELTISEGDILYVLEKSQEDDWWKAKKKANAADDDEPVGLIPNNYIEEAKPVSYARALYEYTRQTDEELSFPEDAQLSVFDTSDPDWILVGHDGDYGFAPANYIELGDGQAGQVEEEEEATAPPPPLPQRTPSVSVDVASPPLPARSVPSEPSTPVAASNPAAAAIAGVMANRSSFQPPAPISVPQPQRQSYASEDYENEVRSPPLPSRPRGDSQIAPEQKSYRPVPPPAQSAAHDTDDYGISPRTSQAPPPQTAALTPGGFHMYNINEMTSVMGKKKKMPTTLGINLRTGMILIAPEHSHDGPSQEWRADCMTHYSREGKHVFMELVRPSKSVDFHAGAKDTAEEIVAMLGDMAGTVRLEGLKEIIAAGAGGKKKKGAVLYDFMAQGEDEVTVGVGDEVVILDDTKSDEWWMVRRVKNGKEGVVPSSYIEINGVWEEPETAVTGIAVGMSEVEKNRLEEARLTKEAIKAAQREEEKEKQKRNSEVGPGLQLQERNSSLPATDDNRRGKQRSSRREPGQNSSSKSSSKSKPDPSKVRTWTDRSKSFSVEAQFLGVKDGKIRLHKMNGVQIAVPVSKMSVEDLEYVERVTGESLDEDKPLSDLRNKRSAGESSRSSRSTRDRERDRGSSSRVGATIDSSKKPDYDWFNFFLGCDIQVGLCERYSQAFLREAIDESVLPDVDATVLRNLGLREGDIIKVMRYLDNKYMRNKKGEEGEGGLFSGPGGALRNNTKKGRPAPPVEVSNTVDPNAFSKDSGAGSGKSSSPTAAATPTPSASKPSSGFDDDAWDVKPTKTKTPEPAAQAVAPAPAAAPAAAPAPAAPALVDAPAPPPPAALTKSMQELSLLTQPLEPEKVAPPPVVQPAITLPPPSAAPAPAAAAPAQVPQLTGATPGFFTGMQPPAVGAQILPQNIARQRPLAPQFTAAPGGLVAPPPSRPLSAPQSAQPSAFTPPPIQPQMTGFQAPQIAPPGQSLGDLAQQRLQQQYTAQMQAQQQQMQQPMMTGMQPMMTGMQPQQTGFGQFPPQQQPFMPQPTGFGMQQQQQPMMTGMQPQQTGFGQFPQQQPQPFMPQPTGYGHVGGGLPPPLQPQATGMSFTQGFGNGPQQHQQPLVPQQTGPAPPVRFGISGDAKKLAPQATGRRANLAAATPDNPFGF; the protein is encoded by the exons ATGGGCTTCCTCGGCGTCTATAGGGCCATTTACGATTACACGCCCCAGGGCGAGGGCGAGTTGACAATCTCCGAGGGCGACATTCTCTATGTGTTGGAAAAGAGTCAGGAGGACGATTGGtggaaggcgaagaagaaggccaatgctgccgacgatgacgagccCGTCGGCTTGATCCCCAACAACTACATTGAGGAG GCGAAACCCGTATCATACGCTCGCGCGCTCTACGAGTACACGCGTCAGACCGACGAAGAGCTCTCCTTCCCCGAGGATGCGCAGCTCTCAGTCTTCGACACTTCCGACCCCGATTGGATCCTTGTTGGCCACGATGGCGACTACGGCTTCGCGCCCGCCAACTACATCGAGTTGGGCGATGGCCAGGCTGGCcaggtcgaggaggaggaagaagcgactgccccccctcctcctcttccgcagAGGACACCCAGCGTCAGCGTCGATGTAGCCAGCCCGCCCCTGCCCGCCAGGAGTGTGCCCTCCGAGCCAAGCACCCCTGTCGCCGCTTCCAAccctgctgccgccgccatcgccggAGTTATGGCCAACCGCTCTTCTTTCCAACCTCCAGCGCCTATCAGTGTTCCCCAGCCCCAGCGACAGTCATACGCTTCGGAAGATTACGAAAATGAGGTAAGGTCCCCGCCGCTTCCGAGCCGCCCGCGGGGCGATTCGCAAATTGCTCCGGAGCAAAAATCCTACAGACCGGTGCCGCCGCCCGCTCAGTCAGCAGCCCACGACACCGACGACTATGGCATTAGCCCGCGAACCTCCcaggctcctcctcctcagacCGCCGCGCTTACCCCTGGCGGTTTCCACATGTACAACATCAACGAGATGACGTCGGTGatgggcaagaagaagaagatgccTACCACGCTGGGCATCAACCTGAGGACGGGAATGATTCTCATAGCGCCGGAACATTCCCACGACGGTCCATCGCAGGAATGGCGGGCCGATTGCATGACACACTACTCTCGGGAGGGCAAGCACGTGTTTATGGAGCTCGTACGACCAAGCAAGAGCGTTGACTTTCATGCGGGCGCCAAGGACACCGCTGAAGAGATCGTCGCGATGCTGGGCGACATGGCCGGAACTGTGCGCCTCGAGGGACTCAAGGAGATCATTGCCGCGGGAGCCggaggcaagaagaagaagggtgctGTGCTGTATGATTTTATGGCTCAGGGTGAGGACGAGGTTACTGTCggcgttggtgatgaggtAGTTATTCTCGACGATACCAAGAGTGACGAGTGGTGGATGGTGCGTCGCGTCAAGAACGGCAAGGAGGGTGTGGTTCCCAGCAGCTACATTGAGATCAACGGCGTGTGGGAAGAGCCGGAGACGGCCGTTACCGGTATTGCCGTGGGCATGTCGGAAGTCGAGAAGAACCGCCTGGAAGAGGCGCGCTTAACCAAGGAGGCTATCAAGGCTGCCCAGCgcgaggaagagaaggagaagcagaagaggAACTCTGAGGTAGGCCCAGGATTGCAATTGCAAGAACGAAATAGTAGTTTGCCGGCCACAGATGATAACAGGAGAGGAAAACAGCGAAGCAGTAGGCGCGAACCCGGTCAGAACAGCAGCTCCAAGTCGTCAAGCAAGTCGA AGCCCGATCCTTCCAAAGTGCGAACATGGACCGATCGATCCAAGTCCTTCAGCGTTGAGGCCCAGTTCCTCGGTGTCAAGGATGGCAAGATCAGGCTCCACAAGATGAACGGTGTGCAGATCGCCGTGCCCGTCTCGAAGATGTCAGTTGAGGATCTCGAGTACGTGGAGCGCGTAACTGGCGAATCTCTCGACGAAGACAAGCCCCTATCCGATCTTAGGAACAAGCGATCCGCCGGTGAGTCTTCGAGGTCTAGTCGATCGACGCGCGACAGGGAAAGAGACCGTGGTTCCAGCTCCCGGGTTGGCGCCACCATCGATTCCTCGAAGAAGCCCGACTACGACTGGTTTAACTTCTTCCTTGGTTGTGACATACAGGTTGGTTTGTGCGAACGGTATTCTCAAGCTTTCCTGCGGGAGGCTATCGACGAAAGTGTCTTGCCAGATGTTGATGCTACTGTGCTGAGGAACTTGGGCTTGCGTGAAGGTGATATTATCAAGGTCATGCGGTACCTGGACAACAAGTACATGCGGAACAAGAAAGGCGAAGAGGGCGAGGGAGGACTCTTCTCTGGGCCAGGAGGTGCGCTCCGCAACAACACGAAGAAGGGCAGGCCGGCGCCCCCCGTCGAGGTCAGCAACACCGTTGATCCCAACGCTTTCTCTAAGGACTCGGGTGCTGGTAGTGGCAAGTCATCATCTCCTACGGCTGCGGCTACGCCAACACCGTCTGCCTCGAAGCCTTCCAGTggctttgatgatgatgcttgGGATGTCAAGCCTACCAAGACGAAAACCCCTGAGCCGGCTGCGCAAGCCGTTGCTCCCGCTCCTGCGGCGGCACCCGCTGCCGCTCCAGCCCCTGCTGCGCCAGCTCTGGTTGACGCGCCGGCCCCCCCTCCGCCGGCGGCTCTTACCAAGTCGATGCAGGAGTTGTCGTTGCTTACCCAGCCTTTGGAACCCGAGAAGGTCGCTCCTCCGCCAGTTGTGCAACCGGCCATCACGTTGCCTCCGCCCTCCGCGGCTCCAGctccggctgctgctgctcctgcacAGGTCCCTCAGCTTACCGGCGCCACTCCCGGCTTCTTCACCGGTATGCAACCTCCTGCTGTTGGTGCACAGATCCTTCCTCAAAACATTGCCCGTCAAAGACCTCTTGCTCCTCAGTTCACTGCGGCCCCGGGTGGTCTTGTTGCTCCACCTCCATCTCGCCCCCTCTCGGCGCCTCAGTCCGCTCAACCCAGCGCCTTCACGCCACCCCCTATCCAGCCTCAGATGACCGGTTTCCAGGCACCCCAGATTGCTCCTCCTGGCCAGAGCCTCGGCGATCTCGCCCAGCAACGTCTTCAGCAGCAGTACACCGCCCAGATGCAggcccagcaacaacagatgCAACAGCCTATGATGACGGGCATGCAACCTATGATGACGGGCATGCAGCCCCAGCAGACCGGCTTCGGCCAATTCCcccctcaacaacaacccttCATGCCCCAGCCTACCGGCTTTGGTatgcagcagcaacaacaacccatgATGACAGGCATGCAGCCCCAGCAAACCGGCTTCGGTCAATTCCCTCAACAACAGCCGCAACCCTTTATGCCCCAGCCGACCGGTTACGGTCACGTCGGTGGTGGACTGCCGCCTCCTCTCCAGCCTCAGGCTACGGGCATGAGCTTCACTCAGGGCTTTGGAAACGGACcccagcagcatcagcagccgTTGGTGCCGCAGCAGACGGGGCCGGCGCCGCCTGTGAGGTTCGGTATTAGTGGTGATGCGAAGAAACTGGCGCCGCAGGCGACGGGGAGGAGAGCCAACTTGGCTGCTGCTA CTCCCGATAACCCGTTCGGTTTCTAA
- a CDS encoding DUF887 domain-containing protein, with product MRDPFPFPPIPALAKATQPWADRLSLPTLPLHIHEVIGAAALYTFVHVVVSPIVSNLFFSKYYPKHSRSKKANWDTHVVSLVQSTLINVLALWVMYADKERAAMDWEQRIWGYTGASGMIQALACGYFVWDLGITLLNFDIFGFGLLAHAVSALVVYSFGFRPFLNYYSTTFILYELSTPFLNIHWFFDKLNMTGSRAQLYNGIALLVTFFGCRLIWGTWQSIEVYKDMWKAVHRAPTPEYIQSYYNTTSSTIDAENVMLFAAKPEPIPVWLALLYVASNLTLNTLNWYWFFKMISAVRKRFVPQDETKEEKSDVAAGKGEEKGAKSTATEQAKRPVIVNRHRRQNSIEDLIPDNEELREGTIQ from the exons ATGCGGGATCCCTTCCCGTTCCCCCCGATTCCGGCTCTGGCCAAGGCCACCCAGCCATGGGCCGACCGTCTCTCTTTGCCGACCCTGCCGCTCCATATCCATGAAGTCAttggcgccgccgccctctACACCTTTGTCCACGTCGTCGTCTCGCCCATCGTGTCCaaccttttcttctccaagTACTACCCCAAGCACTCGCGCTCCAAGAAGGCCAACTGGGACACCCACGTCGTCTCGCTCGTCCAGAGCACCCTCATCAACGTCCTGGCACTATGGGTCATGTACGCCGACAAGGAGCGTGCCGCCATGGACTGGGAGCAGCGCATCTGGGGTTACACGGGTGCCTCGGGCATGATCCAGGCTTTGGCCTGTGGCTACTTTGTTTGGGACTTGGGCATCACGCTGCTGAACTTTGATATCTTTGGCTTCGGTCTTCTCGCCCACGCTGTCAGCGCACTTGTGGTCTACTCATTTGGATTC AGACCCTTCCTCAACTACTACTCCACGACCTTTATCCTCTACGAGCTCTCGACACCCTTCCTTAACATCCACTGGTTCTTCGACAAGCTCAACATGACCGGCTCCCGTGCGCAGCTGTACAACGGcatcgccctcctcgtcaCCTTCTTCGGCTGCCGGCTGATCTGGGGCACCTGGCAATCCATCGAGGTCTACAAAGACATGTGGAAAGCCGTACACCGCGCGCCCACCCCGGAGTACATCCAGTCCTACTACAACACCACCAGCTCGACCATCGATGCCGAGAACGTGATGCTCTTCGCCGCCAAGCCTGAACCCATCCCCGTGTGGCTTGCTCTGCTGTATGTGGCTAGCAACTTGACGCTGAACACGCTGAACTGGTATTGGTTCTTCAAGATGATTTCGGcggtgaggaagaggtttGTGCCTCAAGACGagacgaaggaggaaaagtctGATGTCGCTGCTGgtaagggggaggagaagggggccAAGTCTACCGCTACCGAACAAGCCAAGCGCCCCGTAATCGTCAACAGACACCGTCGTCAGAACTCGATCGAGGATCTCATCCCCGACAACGAGGAGCTCCGCGAGGGGACGATCCAGTAG